One region of Chryseobacterium sp. SORGH_AS_0447 genomic DNA includes:
- the holA gene encoding DNA polymerase III subunit delta: protein MKELDLILKNIKNKEVLPIYFFHGEEPYFIDLALKALEHDFLTEDEKAFNQTVVYGKDTSYHEILSLARQFPMMGDKQVIIVKEAQDLRMAESESNALEAYVQNPVPSTVLVFAHKHKKLDSRKKVTKSLEKTGTLFLSESIKEAHLPKWIADECIRLSIKTAPNISHLLAEYLGNDLSRIANELNKLKIILKPGEILDGKIVEDHIGISKEYNVFELQKALGTKNANAAFKIAHFMGKNPKNNPFVMMLASLYNYFSNVIIYNTMAGQSPQAIASQMGVNPYFIKDYAESARLYPLKHATRVISILREFDMKGKGLGAVNMSEAELIKELVYKIINVDKIKMKV from the coding sequence ATGAAAGAATTAGATTTAATCCTCAAAAATATTAAAAATAAAGAAGTTTTACCCATTTATTTTTTCCACGGAGAAGAACCCTACTTTATCGATCTTGCATTAAAAGCCCTTGAACACGACTTTTTAACGGAAGATGAAAAAGCATTCAACCAAACCGTCGTCTACGGCAAAGATACCTCGTATCACGAAATCCTTTCATTGGCCAGGCAGTTCCCGATGATGGGGGACAAGCAGGTGATTATTGTAAAGGAAGCCCAGGATTTGAGGATGGCTGAAAGCGAAAGCAATGCTTTGGAAGCGTATGTTCAGAATCCGGTACCGTCTACTGTTTTGGTCTTTGCGCACAAGCATAAAAAACTCGACAGCCGGAAAAAGGTCACCAAATCTTTGGAAAAAACAGGAACTTTATTTTTGAGTGAATCCATCAAAGAAGCGCACCTTCCGAAGTGGATTGCCGATGAATGCATCAGGCTAAGCATAAAAACAGCCCCGAACATTTCCCACCTCTTGGCAGAATATTTAGGAAACGACCTTTCAAGGATCGCTAATGAACTGAATAAGCTTAAAATCATCCTGAAGCCCGGCGAAATATTAGACGGTAAGATCGTCGAAGACCACATCGGGATCAGCAAAGAATACAACGTTTTTGAATTGCAGAAAGCATTAGGAACAAAAAATGCCAACGCAGCTTTTAAAATCGCTCATTTCATGGGGAAAAACCCGAAGAACAATCCTTTCGTAATGATGCTGGCGAGCTTGTATAATTATTTTTCCAACGTGATAATTTACAACACCATGGCGGGTCAGTCTCCACAGGCTATCGCTTCCCAGATGGGCGTCAATCCTTATTTCATCAAAGACTATGCGGAATCGGCAAGATTGTATCCTTTGAAACATGCAACGAGGGTCATCTCCATTCTCAGGGAATTCGATATGAAAGGGAAAGGCTTGGGCGCCGTCAACATGAGTGAAGCGGAACTGATCAAAGAACTGGTGTATAAAATCATCAATGTCGATAAAATTAAGATGAAAGTGTGA
- a CDS encoding type I restriction enzyme HsdR N-terminal domain-containing protein → MELPKLNFQETFDFKFKKDKDKFFIYDLVRKTYLLLTPEEWVRQHWVHYYLTVKSYSVSALITEKKIVLNGLTKRIDLLITEKTQPKILIECKAPQIKLTEKTFEQTARYNSIIGAKEIVLTNGLQHIHAFFENGEYLFYRP, encoded by the coding sequence ATGGAACTTCCAAAACTGAATTTTCAGGAAACTTTTGATTTTAAATTCAAGAAAGACAAAGATAAGTTTTTTATTTATGATCTTGTTCGTAAAACCTATCTTTTGCTTACGCCTGAGGAATGGGTTCGGCAGCATTGGGTCCATTATTATCTGACGGTAAAATCCTACTCTGTTTCTGCCCTGATTACGGAAAAAAAGATCGTTTTAAACGGATTGACGAAAAGAATCGACCTTTTGATCACCGAAAAAACCCAGCCCAAAATTTTAATCGAATGCAAGGCGCCGCAGATTAAACTGACGGAGAAAACCTTTGAACAGACCGCCCGGTACAATTCGATTATCGGCGCAAAGGAGATTGTGTTGACGAACGGGCTGCAGCATATTCACGCGTTTTTTGAAAATGGGGAATACCTGTTTTACAGGCCGTGA
- a CDS encoding dienelactone hydrolase family protein produces the protein MTTSILLSAALFASASLFSQNLKPVAYQDGSQKLNGLVTSNAGKKLPGVLVLPAWKGIDDEAKNAAADLEKQGYIAFVADIYGEGNIPADNTAAAKTSGYYKKNYEAYQKRITLALEQLKKNGAIPERIAVIGYCFGGTGALESARGKLPVVGVVSIHGSIGKDQSRPNRPISTKILVENPADDQSVTPEDYNNLIKELNDGNADWQIITYAHSKHTFTDPKSPDYNPVMAKRAWNHTLMFLKEILK, from the coding sequence ATGACAACATCTATCTTATTGAGTGCGGCTTTGTTTGCCTCCGCGTCCTTATTCAGCCAAAATCTTAAACCTGTTGCTTATCAGGACGGTTCCCAGAAACTGAACGGTCTCGTAACGTCCAACGCCGGAAAGAAGCTTCCGGGAGTGCTTGTTTTACCTGCATGGAAAGGCATTGACGATGAAGCGAAAAATGCCGCCGCCGATCTTGAAAAGCAGGGTTACATCGCTTTTGTAGCCGACATTTACGGAGAAGGAAATATTCCTGCCGATAATACAGCAGCAGCAAAGACTTCCGGTTATTACAAAAAAAATTATGAAGCTTACCAAAAGAGAATAACACTTGCCCTGGAACAGCTGAAGAAAAACGGAGCGATTCCGGAACGTATTGCCGTGATCGGTTACTGCTTCGGGGGAACAGGTGCCCTTGAATCGGCGAGAGGAAAGCTGCCGGTCGTAGGCGTTGTTTCGATCCACGGAAGCATTGGAAAAGACCAGTCGAGACCCAACAGACCTATTTCAACAAAAATTCTGGTGGAAAACCCGGCAGACGACCAGAGCGTAACACCGGAAGATTACAATAACCTGATCAAGGAATTGAATGATGGAAATGCCGACTGGCAGATCATTACCTATGCGCATTCCAAACATACATTCACCGATCCGAAGTCACCGGATTACAATCCCGTAATGGCAAAGAGAGCGTGGAATCATACGCTGATGTTTCTGAAGGAAATTCTGAAATAA
- a CDS encoding PEGA domain-containing protein produces MKNKFSAAFLLGVTLSMTSCATILTGTKDKITFNSTPEGAKVIHKGIEKCTTPCTAEIPRSLSKQMVTFEKEGFNTKEVKLTKTFNPVTLVNILLGGAIGVGIDAATGSLTKYSPKDYKVELEAK; encoded by the coding sequence ATGAAAAACAAATTTTCAGCAGCCTTTTTACTGGGCGTTACTTTGTCCATGACTTCATGCGCAACCATCCTTACCGGAACCAAGGACAAAATCACATTTAATTCCACTCCCGAAGGTGCTAAAGTAATCCATAAAGGGATCGAAAAATGCACGACACCTTGTACCGCTGAGATCCCAAGATCTTTAAGCAAGCAAATGGTGACTTTTGAAAAAGAGGGGTTTAACACTAAAGAAGTGAAGCTTACCAAAACGTTCAATCCTGTTACTTTGGTTAATATTCTTTTGGGCGGAGCTATCGGTGTAGGAATCGATGCTGCTACCGGTTCTCTTACCAAATATTCACCTAAAGATTATAAGGTAGAACTGGAAGCAAAATAG
- a CDS encoding cupin domain-containing protein produces the protein MKKFKIQQNPFIVPTTDGKLIEEHWGNSSGTSDVSIAHMIAPAGWSEPHQTPEFDEFTYIISGKKQFEIDGETVVLEKGQSIMIEKGARIRYSNPFPEECEYLSVCLPAFSMESVHREVEGVD, from the coding sequence ATGAAAAAATTTAAAATCCAACAGAATCCGTTTATTGTTCCAACCACCGACGGAAAACTGATCGAAGAACATTGGGGAAACTCCAGCGGAACCTCAGACGTTTCCATTGCCCATATGATCGCCCCGGCAGGATGGAGCGAACCGCACCAGACCCCTGAGTTTGATGAATTTACTTACATCATTTCAGGGAAAAAACAGTTTGAAATCGATGGTGAAACTGTCGTCCTGGAAAAAGGGCAGAGCATTATGATCGAAAAAGGGGCAAGAATCCGGTACAGCAATCCGTTTCCGGAAGAATGTGAGTACCTTTCCGTCTGTCTTCCCGCCTTTTCCATGGAATCGGTACACCGGGAAGTAGAAGGGGTTGATTAA
- a CDS encoding GNAT family N-acetyltransferase: MKFSVQTLLENEKYQLIPLQQGDFESLYEVASDPRVWEQHPNRDRYQRKVFENFFKGAIESRGAFKIVDRLTGEMLGSTRFYDYDEENNSIFIGYTFYGTKSWGKKINPQIKKLMLDYIFQFVETVYFHVGKDNIRSRTAMERLGAKNLGEHEVAYFGEPSRINILYQIQK, from the coding sequence ATGAAGTTTTCTGTTCAGACCCTTTTAGAAAACGAAAAATATCAGTTAATCCCCTTACAGCAAGGGGATTTTGAGTCTTTATACGAAGTGGCTTCCGATCCTCGGGTCTGGGAACAGCATCCCAACAGAGACCGCTATCAGAGAAAAGTCTTCGAAAACTTTTTTAAAGGCGCTATCGAAAGCCGGGGCGCTTTTAAAATAGTTGACAGATTGACCGGAGAAATGCTGGGCAGCACCCGTTTTTACGATTATGATGAAGAAAACAACAGCATCTTTATCGGCTACACCTTTTATGGGACAAAATCGTGGGGAAAAAAGATCAATCCGCAGATCAAGAAACTGATGCTGGATTATATCTTTCAGTTTGTGGAAACCGTATATTTCCATGTCGGAAAAGACAACATCCGTTCGCGGACCGCAATGGAAAGATTGGGTGCCAAAAACCTCGGTGAACATGAAGTGGCTTATTTCGGAGAACCTTCCCGAATCAATATCTTATACCAGATCCAAAAATAA
- a CDS encoding DUF2911 domain-containing protein, which translates to MKKLLFAVCLSASVFSFAQEYSVPAASPRQKVEQQFSMSKITIDYGRPGVKGRKIFGELVPYGQIWRAGANSSTKITFGQSVNFGGKIVQAGTYGLFIVPTEKEWKVILNKDFQQWGAFTYDPKQDVVDITVPVNKLADKQEWFEITLNPTDENSANLVLKWDYAQAEVPLKPSKPDAVTKIAEKLKEIKKIESDAAKTKS; encoded by the coding sequence GTGAAAAAGTTATTATTTGCCGTGTGCCTTTCGGCTTCGGTTTTCAGTTTTGCACAGGAGTATTCGGTACCGGCGGCGAGTCCGCGTCAGAAAGTGGAGCAGCAGTTTTCCATGTCTAAAATTACCATAGACTATGGAAGACCGGGAGTGAAAGGAAGAAAAATTTTCGGCGAACTGGTACCTTACGGGCAGATTTGGAGAGCAGGCGCCAACTCCTCGACGAAAATTACGTTCGGGCAGTCGGTAAATTTCGGCGGTAAAATCGTTCAGGCCGGAACCTATGGATTGTTCATCGTTCCAACTGAAAAAGAGTGGAAGGTCATTTTAAATAAAGATTTCCAGCAGTGGGGGGCTTTTACGTATGATCCTAAGCAGGATGTGGTAGACATTACCGTTCCGGTAAACAAGCTTGCCGACAAGCAGGAGTGGTTTGAGATCACGTTGAACCCGACCGACGAAAATTCGGCCAACCTGGTGTTGAAATGGGACTATGCGCAGGCTGAGGTTCCTTTAAAGCCTTCAAAACCGGATGCCGTGACGAAAATCGCAGAAAAGCTGAAAGAGATCAAAAAAATTGAATCCGACGCGGCAAAAACAAAAAGCTAA
- a CDS encoding TonB-dependent siderophore receptor, with protein sequence MKKILIPCVWLSGLCYGQEKTSDSIKSANIDEVEIIGTKSVIADKSETVGRLPLKNLENSQVYTGITSRLITQQKIYNLDDVVRNAPGISKGTEGWAGNTIYGGTEYTSRGFPTQVKVLNGLANNIAAVSDIQNVSKIEVIKGPSATLFGSIITSYGGLINRVTKKPYEEQSLSVDMSAGGFNFGRVGIDANLPVNKDKTLLSRTNIAYNNQGTFTDNGGYTQNIFVAPSFSYQLNDRIKIDLNTEFNAQKVSGMGSNVMFTLTPAVLKQYVGELLKNGGVSPAYISAVVSKMPTTIQEGFGTNNVADFNLNRKISYYDKNLVSRASILNLNGNVEYKISNQWKSITSIKFTQGSDDGYETRMILLPNVVKGVVAGLLSGNLAGIDYGTPGADYMARMSRKFEDTFDSHQIQQNINGDFKIGDMRNRIVIGLDYYHQNIKSSWRNFQSNKYGSLFGYAFQNIFDTVNIKEPNANYYNFEKNRLDGLYQTSQVGTTDFGGITNIYSTYINDVLNITDHLLVNAGLRFDRFNAKGIFDGTTNKYKDGYNQSAFSPRFGIVYQPVLNKIAIFGNYQTGFSNVGGTDEIGNVFRPEHSYQFETGVKYAFFNGNFTGTLSYYNITVEDKVRQNPNNVLFNIQDGSQKSSGFEAEVLGNVTKNLNVMLGYAYNDSVYEKADSSVNGLRPVSAGAKNQANIWVHYHFDTNNFIKNFSVGAGANYVGETYVMNQYPDGALISPAYTLVNAKISYDRPSYSFALRINNLTNENIWTGYTTVYPQMPRQVVGSVALKF encoded by the coding sequence ATGAAGAAAATTTTGATTCCCTGCGTATGGCTTTCCGGGTTGTGTTACGGACAAGAGAAAACCTCTGATTCTATAAAATCCGCAAATATTGACGAGGTGGAAATCATCGGGACAAAATCTGTAATTGCCGATAAAAGTGAAACGGTCGGTAGGCTTCCTCTTAAAAACCTGGAAAATTCTCAGGTATACACAGGTATTACCAGCCGGTTGATTACTCAGCAAAAAATTTACAATCTGGATGATGTGGTGAGAAATGCTCCGGGGATCAGCAAAGGAACCGAAGGCTGGGCCGGGAATACCATTTATGGCGGAACAGAATATACAAGCCGCGGTTTCCCGACTCAGGTTAAAGTGCTGAACGGACTGGCGAATAATATTGCCGCAGTAAGTGATATTCAGAATGTTTCCAAGATCGAAGTCATTAAGGGCCCGTCAGCCACCTTGTTCGGAAGTATCATTACGTCTTATGGCGGACTCATCAACCGCGTCACCAAAAAGCCTTATGAAGAACAAAGCCTTTCTGTGGATATGAGTGCCGGAGGTTTCAATTTTGGAAGGGTAGGTATTGATGCCAATCTGCCGGTGAACAAAGATAAAACCTTACTTTCCAGAACCAATATCGCCTACAACAACCAGGGTACGTTTACCGATAATGGCGGCTACACTCAAAATATTTTTGTGGCTCCTTCTTTTTCGTATCAGCTGAACGACAGAATTAAAATTGACCTGAATACTGAATTCAATGCCCAGAAAGTTTCGGGAATGGGATCCAATGTGATGTTTACACTTACGCCGGCAGTCCTGAAGCAATATGTGGGAGAACTCCTGAAGAACGGTGGTGTTTCTCCTGCTTACATCAGTGCGGTAGTTTCAAAAATGCCCACTACTATTCAGGAAGGCTTTGGGACCAATAATGTTGCGGATTTCAATTTAAACAGAAAAATTTCATACTACGATAAAAACCTGGTTTCCCGGGCTTCGATCTTAAACCTGAATGGAAATGTAGAATACAAAATTTCCAATCAATGGAAATCGATCACCTCTATTAAATTTACACAGGGCAGTGATGACGGGTATGAAACGAGGATGATTCTTCTTCCCAATGTGGTAAAAGGGGTTGTTGCAGGATTACTGTCGGGGAACCTGGCCGGGATTGATTATGGAACTCCGGGTGCTGATTACATGGCAAGAATGTCCAGAAAATTTGAAGATACCTTCGATTCCCACCAGATCCAGCAGAATATCAACGGGGATTTCAAAATTGGGGACATGAGAAACAGAATTGTGATCGGGCTCGATTATTACCATCAGAATATTAAGTCGTCATGGCGAAACTTCCAGAGCAACAAATACGGTTCGCTGTTCGGTTATGCTTTCCAGAATATTTTTGACACCGTAAATATTAAAGAGCCGAACGCCAATTATTACAACTTTGAAAAAAACAGGCTCGACGGGCTATATCAGACATCACAGGTGGGCACAACGGATTTCGGCGGAATTACCAATATCTACAGTACGTATATTAATGACGTTCTCAATATTACCGATCATCTTTTGGTAAATGCCGGATTAAGATTTGACCGTTTTAATGCAAAAGGAATTTTTGACGGTACTACAAATAAATACAAAGACGGTTACAACCAAAGTGCATTTTCACCGAGATTTGGGATCGTTTACCAGCCGGTATTGAATAAAATTGCCATATTCGGAAATTACCAGACCGGATTTTCCAATGTAGGCGGTACTGATGAAATCGGAAATGTTTTCAGGCCGGAACATTCCTATCAGTTTGAAACCGGAGTGAAATATGCATTTTTCAATGGGAACTTCACCGGCACTCTCAGCTATTACAATATAACCGTTGAGGATAAAGTACGGCAGAATCCCAATAATGTCTTATTCAATATTCAGGACGGATCTCAGAAAAGCTCAGGATTTGAAGCGGAGGTTTTAGGAAACGTTACAAAAAACCTGAATGTAATGCTGGGCTATGCTTACAATGACAGTGTTTACGAGAAAGCCGATTCTTCGGTGAATGGTCTGCGTCCTGTTTCCGCAGGAGCAAAAAACCAGGCTAATATCTGGGTTCATTATCACTTTGATACAAATAATTTCATTAAAAATTTCAGTGTCGGAGCAGGCGCCAATTATGTAGGGGAAACCTATGTGATGAATCAGTATCCGGACGGGGCCCTTATTTCACCGGCTTATACATTAGTGAATGCGAAAATTTCTTATGACAGACCTTCTTATTCTTTTGCGTTAAGGATCAATAATTTAACCAATGAGAATATCTGGACCGGTTATACCACGGTATACCCGCAGATGCCGAGGCAGGTCGTCGGAAGTGTGGCTTTGAAATTTTAG
- the carB gene encoding carbamoyl-phosphate synthase large subunit has translation MAKRTDIKTILVIGSGPIIIGQAAEFDYAGTQACLSLKEEGYKVILINSNPATIMTDVEIADKVYIEPISLQFVSHIIRKERPDALLPTLGGQTGLNMAVELEKSGILEECKVEVLGTKLSAINRAEDRDLFRELMRELNEPVPESDIVNTVQGALAFADNIGYPVIVRPAFTMGGTGGGIASNETELKEIAELGLKHSPVTQCLIEKSIAGFKEIEYEVMRDANDNAIVVCNMENIDPVGVHTGDSIVVAPSQTLSDREYQLLRNASLKIIRALGIEGGCNVQLALDPLSFNYYIIEVNPRVSRSSALASKATGYPIAKIAAKIAVGLTLDEIMNPVTGKTYACFEPALDYVVTKFPRFPFDKFETADRRLSTQMKATGEVMAIGRNFEESLQKAIRSLETGIKHLGLKTKQAQALTEEEIERRIRVCDDERLFIIGDALRRGYDWEQIVEWSKIDKFFIWKLKKLVDFEKTIAENKFDKETLIEAKKLGFADVNIAVLWNVTEREVFNFRKENGVMPVYKMVDTCAAEFESETPYFYGTYEEENESIVSDKEKIIVLGSGPIRIGQGVEFDYATVHSVWAIKEMGYEAIIINNNPETVSTDFSISDKLYFEPLTEEDVMNIIELEQPKGVVVQFGGQTAINLADKLASHGVQILGTTLEDLDRAENRDKFEKALQEMKIPQPLGKTSVSKEEAIEIANEIGYPVLVRPSYVLGGRAMEIVYTEKELAHYMENAVEASPEHPVLVDKYMVGKEVEVDAICDGETVVIPGIMEHIERAGVHSGDSIAVYPPQNISQSEIDTLVDYTKRLAKGLNVVGLMNIQYVLFEGNVYVIEVNPRSSRTVPFLSKITDVPMANLATKAILGQKLKDLGYESGLVPNKEGVFVKVPVFSFSKLTKVDISLGPEMKSTGEVMGKDTTLEKALYKGLVAAGRKVPMHGSILFTVADKHKQEAADLAARFHEVGFRIWATEGTAKFFEEKGIPCKIGYKIGEESVNLIDLIQKGKVQYVVNTMTKGKQSERDGFQIRRMSVENGVPCLTSMDTVEAILKVIESMSFKMETM, from the coding sequence ATGGCAAAACGTACAGATATAAAAACAATTTTGGTAATCGGTTCAGGACCCATCATCATCGGTCAGGCAGCAGAATTCGATTATGCAGGAACACAGGCATGTCTTTCTCTGAAAGAAGAAGGTTATAAGGTAATCCTTATCAATTCCAACCCGGCAACGATCATGACGGATGTTGAAATTGCAGATAAGGTTTACATCGAGCCGATCTCTCTTCAGTTTGTAAGTCACATCATCAGAAAAGAACGCCCGGATGCGTTGCTACCGACACTGGGAGGGCAGACCGGACTGAACATGGCGGTTGAGCTTGAGAAATCAGGGATCCTTGAAGAATGTAAAGTGGAAGTATTGGGAACCAAGCTTTCAGCGATCAACAGAGCGGAAGACAGAGACCTGTTCCGTGAGCTGATGAGAGAACTGAATGAGCCGGTACCTGAGTCTGATATCGTAAATACCGTACAGGGTGCTTTGGCCTTTGCAGATAACATCGGCTATCCGGTAATCGTTCGTCCTGCCTTTACGATGGGAGGAACAGGAGGCGGAATTGCTTCCAACGAAACGGAACTGAAAGAAATTGCAGAATTGGGATTAAAACACAGCCCGGTAACGCAGTGTCTGATCGAAAAGTCCATCGCCGGTTTCAAAGAAATCGAATACGAGGTAATGCGTGATGCCAACGACAATGCGATCGTGGTGTGTAACATGGAGAATATCGACCCGGTTGGGGTACACACCGGAGATTCCATCGTCGTAGCTCCTTCACAAACCCTTTCCGACAGAGAATACCAATTGTTGAGAAATGCTTCCCTGAAAATCATCAGGGCGTTGGGAATCGAAGGAGGTTGTAACGTACAGCTGGCTTTAGACCCGCTCTCTTTCAATTACTATATCATCGAGGTAAACCCGAGGGTTTCCCGATCATCAGCTTTAGCTTCCAAAGCAACTGGATATCCGATTGCGAAGATCGCTGCGAAAATCGCGGTAGGTTTAACACTGGATGAAATCATGAACCCGGTAACGGGAAAAACATACGCGTGCTTCGAGCCGGCTCTGGATTATGTGGTAACCAAATTCCCGAGATTCCCGTTCGATAAATTCGAAACGGCAGACAGAAGATTATCCACCCAGATGAAAGCTACAGGTGAGGTAATGGCCATCGGAAGAAACTTCGAGGAGTCTTTACAGAAAGCCATCCGATCCCTGGAAACAGGAATTAAGCACCTGGGACTAAAAACAAAACAGGCCCAGGCGCTTACAGAAGAAGAAATCGAAAGAAGAATTAGGGTGTGTGACGATGAAAGACTGTTTATTATCGGGGATGCTTTGAGAAGAGGGTACGACTGGGAGCAGATTGTCGAATGGAGCAAAATCGATAAATTCTTCATCTGGAAACTGAAAAAGCTGGTTGATTTCGAAAAAACCATCGCTGAAAATAAATTTGATAAAGAAACATTAATTGAAGCCAAAAAATTAGGTTTTGCTGATGTCAATATTGCGGTTCTCTGGAACGTAACAGAGCGTGAAGTATTCAATTTCAGAAAAGAAAACGGGGTAATGCCGGTATACAAAATGGTGGATACCTGCGCTGCGGAATTCGAATCTGAAACCCCTTATTTCTACGGAACCTACGAAGAGGAAAACGAAAGTATAGTTTCCGATAAAGAAAAGATCATCGTTTTAGGTTCAGGACCAATCAGAATCGGACAGGGCGTTGAGTTTGATTACGCAACGGTTCACTCGGTGTGGGCGATCAAAGAAATGGGGTATGAAGCGATTATCATCAACAACAACCCGGAAACAGTTTCTACCGACTTCTCGATCTCAGATAAACTGTATTTCGAACCGCTGACGGAAGAAGATGTGATGAACATTATCGAGCTTGAACAGCCGAAAGGGGTAGTGGTACAGTTCGGAGGACAAACTGCGATCAACTTAGCCGATAAATTAGCTTCCCATGGCGTTCAGATTTTAGGAACTACGCTGGAAGACTTAGACCGTGCAGAAAACAGAGATAAATTTGAAAAAGCGCTGCAGGAAATGAAGATTCCTCAGCCGTTGGGAAAAACCTCTGTTTCAAAAGAAGAAGCCATCGAAATTGCCAACGAAATTGGTTACCCGGTATTGGTTCGTCCAAGCTACGTGTTGGGAGGACGTGCCATGGAAATCGTATATACGGAAAAAGAACTGGCACACTATATGGAAAATGCAGTGGAAGCCAGCCCTGAACACCCGGTATTGGTCGACAAATACATGGTCGGAAAAGAAGTTGAGGTAGATGCCATCTGCGACGGTGAGACCGTAGTAATTCCGGGAATTATGGAGCATATCGAAAGAGCAGGGGTTCACTCTGGAGACTCGATCGCGGTGTATCCGCCACAGAACATTTCACAAAGCGAAATCGATACATTGGTAGATTATACGAAAAGATTGGCCAAAGGACTGAATGTAGTGGGATTAATGAATATCCAGTACGTTCTTTTCGAAGGCAATGTATATGTGATCGAGGTGAACCCGCGTTCATCAAGAACGGTTCCTTTCCTGTCTAAAATTACCGATGTTCCGATGGCTAACCTGGCTACCAAAGCGATCTTAGGTCAGAAACTGAAAGATTTGGGCTATGAAAGCGGATTGGTTCCAAACAAAGAAGGCGTCTTTGTAAAAGTACCGGTATTCTCTTTCTCCAAACTGACGAAAGTGGACATCTCCTTAGGCCCTGAAATGAAATCCACCGGAGAGGTAATGGGTAAAGATACTACGCTGGAAAAAGCCCTTTACAAAGGACTGGTTGCCGCAGGAAGAAAAGTGCCGATGCACGGTTCTATCCTCTTTACCGTAGCCGATAAGCACAAGCAGGAAGCAGCGGATCTGGCAGCAAGATTCCATGAAGTGGGCTTCAGGATCTGGGCAACGGAAGGAACGGCGAAATTCTTTGAAGAGAAAGGGATTCCTTGCAAAATAGGCTACAAAATAGGAGAGGAAAGTGTAAATCTTATCGATCTGATCCAGAAAGGAAAAGTACAGTATGTGGTCAACACCATGACGAAAGGAAAACAGTCTGAAAGAGACGGATTCCAGATCAGAAGAATGTCTGTAGAGAACGGTGTTCCTTGTCTTACTTCCATGGATACGGTAGAAGCCATCCTGAAAGTAATTGAAAGCATGAGCTTTAAAATGGAGACGATGTAA
- a CDS encoding carbamoyl phosphate synthase small subunit, which produces MKKKLILESGEVFHGKGFGAALETAGEVVFNTGMTGYQELISDPSYCGQIVCMTYPLIGNYGINRDDYESIEPAIKGLIVKELCNFPSNFRTQITLDELFKKKNLSGISGIDTRRLTRVLRNHGVVKGKIVNADADESTVVAELKSTTFPTNQVETVSTKTPYANPGRGLKVVLVDFGSKLGIIRELSQRNCDITVVSQDVTAEEILLMNPDGVMLSNGPGDPEDNQQALEMIRGILGKVPIFGICLGHQLIGLACGAKTFKLKFGHRGGNHPVLDVEKNKVAITSQNHGYAVDQESLKDTDLIETHIALNDRTNEGLRHKIHPCFSVQYHPEASPGPEDANYLFDDFIDMMNEFKSVPV; this is translated from the coding sequence ATGAAGAAAAAATTAATACTGGAGTCCGGTGAAGTGTTTCATGGAAAAGGTTTCGGAGCAGCATTGGAAACGGCAGGAGAAGTGGTTTTCAATACCGGAATGACAGGGTATCAGGAACTTATTTCCGACCCTTCCTACTGCGGACAGATCGTCTGCATGACGTATCCGCTTATCGGTAATTATGGTATTAACCGTGATGATTATGAAAGCATCGAGCCGGCCATTAAAGGGCTGATCGTGAAAGAACTCTGCAATTTTCCGTCTAATTTCCGTACACAGATCACCTTGGATGAGCTGTTTAAAAAGAAAAATCTTTCGGGAATTTCCGGCATCGATACCAGAAGGCTTACCAGAGTGCTTCGTAACCACGGCGTTGTAAAAGGAAAAATTGTAAATGCCGATGCCGACGAAAGCACGGTGGTTGCAGAACTAAAATCAACCACGTTCCCGACCAACCAGGTGGAAACGGTATCTACCAAGACACCGTACGCTAATCCGGGAAGAGGCTTAAAAGTAGTATTGGTGGATTTCGGTTCCAAACTGGGAATCATCCGTGAACTCTCTCAGAGAAACTGCGATATTACTGTCGTTTCCCAGGATGTAACGGCAGAAGAGATCCTGCTGATGAATCCGGACGGCGTTATGTTATCCAACGGTCCCGGCGACCCGGAAGACAACCAGCAGGCCCTGGAAATGATCCGCGGAATCTTAGGGAAAGTGCCGATCTTCGGGATCTGCTTAGGACACCAGCTGATCGGTCTGGCTTGCGGCGCAAAAACATTTAAGCTGAAATTCGGACACCGTGGAGGAAATCACCCGGTGCTGGATGTAGAGAAAAACAAAGTGGCCATCACTTCCCAGAATCACGGATATGCCGTAGATCAGGAAAGTTTAAAAGACACGGACCTTATCGAGACGCATATCGCACTGAACGACAGAACCAATGAAGGGCTGAGACATAAGATTCACCCTTGTTTCTCCGTACAGTACCACCCGGAAGCAAGCCCTGGTCCGGAAGATGCAAATTATCTGTTTGATGATTTCATCGATATGATGAACGAATTTAAAAGTGTACCGGTTTAA